The Pseudarthrobacter sulfonivorans genome includes a window with the following:
- the folB gene encoding dihydroneopterin aldolase, whose amino-acid sequence MDRITLSGVTAVGHHGVFDFERREGQPFVVDAVLHLDFAKAAVSDDVRDTAHYGEVAERIKDWITGEPLNLIEALAVRIADGLLAEFTIQAVDITVHKPKAPIEVPFGDVAVSVHRERP is encoded by the coding sequence ATGGACAGGATCACGCTGAGCGGTGTCACCGCCGTCGGCCATCACGGAGTCTTCGATTTCGAGCGCCGTGAGGGCCAGCCGTTTGTGGTGGACGCCGTGCTGCACCTGGACTTCGCCAAGGCCGCAGTATCTGACGACGTCCGGGACACTGCCCACTACGGCGAAGTGGCTGAGCGGATCAAGGACTGGATCACGGGGGAGCCGCTGAACCTGATCGAGGCCCTGGCCGTCCGGATCGCCGATGGCCTGCTCGCCGAATTCACCATCCAGGCGGTGGACATCACCGTCCACAAGCCCAAGGCACCCATCGAGGTGCCCTTCGGGGATGTGGCTGTCAGCGTGCACCGGGAGCGGCCATGA
- a CDS encoding LacI family DNA-binding transcriptional regulator, translating to MTNRSVGIKEVAVAAGVSVTTVSHVLNDVSYARISAETRGKVKSAAEQLGYGPNRLAQALRTQRTGMLGLVSEDIATTPHAGRIILGADEAARARGYNLMIINTSGSASPESRDADVEALLERRVDGILYATMYHRQVQVPVNLGSVPSVLVDSVSTRGSITAVVPDEEGGARAAVGILLAAGHTRIGFLNNTDNVPATRDRLRGFRATLTEAGLDGDAAPVESEISEVQGGYEAASRMLRREDRPTGLFCYNDRMAMGAYRAAAELGLSIPGDLSVVGFDDQELIAANLYPGLTTVALPHYEMGAWAAENLIDAIEGKTDLALMALHPTILDCPLVRRDSVAAPAR from the coding sequence ATGACCAATAGATCAGTCGGTATCAAGGAAGTAGCAGTCGCCGCCGGGGTGTCTGTGACCACGGTCTCCCACGTCCTGAATGACGTGTCGTACGCACGGATCAGCGCGGAAACCAGGGGCAAGGTGAAGTCCGCCGCCGAGCAGCTCGGCTACGGTCCCAACCGCCTGGCCCAGGCGCTCCGCACGCAGCGGACCGGAATGCTTGGCCTGGTCAGCGAGGACATCGCCACCACACCCCATGCAGGACGCATCATCCTGGGCGCGGACGAGGCAGCCCGTGCCCGCGGCTACAACCTGATGATCATCAACACGTCCGGGTCCGCGAGCCCCGAATCCAGGGATGCCGACGTCGAGGCCCTCCTCGAGCGCCGCGTCGACGGCATCCTCTACGCCACCATGTACCACCGCCAGGTGCAGGTGCCGGTCAACCTTGGCAGCGTGCCGTCCGTTCTGGTGGACTCCGTCAGCACGCGCGGCAGCATCACTGCCGTGGTGCCGGACGAGGAGGGCGGTGCCCGTGCCGCCGTCGGAATCCTCCTGGCGGCCGGCCATACCCGCATCGGCTTCCTTAACAACACCGACAACGTCCCCGCAACCCGGGACCGCCTCCGCGGCTTCCGGGCCACACTGACGGAGGCAGGGCTCGACGGCGACGCGGCACCTGTCGAGTCGGAGATCTCCGAAGTGCAGGGAGGCTATGAGGCGGCCAGCCGGATGCTGCGGCGTGAAGACAGGCCCACCGGGCTGTTCTGCTACAACGACCGGATGGCCATGGGCGCCTACCGGGCCGCGGCGGAGCTTGGGTTGTCCATCCCCGGCGACCTGTCCGTGGTGGGCTTCGATGACCAGGAGCTAATCGCTGCAAACCTGTACCCGGGCCTGACCACGGTGGCCCTGCCGCACTACGAAATGGGTGCCTGGGCCGCCGAGAACCTGATCGACGCTATCGAGGGTAAGACGGACCTGGCCCTCATGGCGCTCCACCCGACCATCCTGGACTGCCCGCTGGTGCGGCGCGATTCGGTGGCGGCGCCCGCGCGCTGA
- a CDS encoding right-handed parallel beta-helix repeat-containing protein yields MSSNNCYDVTTWPVGNPSEDVGEVINSIIADIKDRQTVTDANNGGKPGAVIYIPPGDYHLRTQVVIDVSFLRIHGSGHGFTSSSIRFNVPEDEWPDLHELWPGGSRILVDIPLGGDGEESKGAAFYVERSGSPRISSVEFSNFCIDGVHFNPDGSGMPSENTYVNGKTGIYVANANDSFRVTGMGFVYLENALTIYNADALSIHDNFIAECGSCIELRGWGQASKITDNLVGAGFKGHSIYAENHGGLLITTNNVFPRGASSVHLDGVTRSSVTNNRLHSFYPGMLILAANSSENLVATNHFLRDHEPWTPFLGVDNGLNDLHGLLCVSGSNNSVIGNHFSEIIDSQSIRPAGATPVIIRLMAGAGNFVSNNHVVALDVHSESSDSCFSAQVDALLTTEASDALAVTAVMVDSESARNTILDSGSDAQVIADRAVNALRATPTVGFQAAHALVAQ; encoded by the coding sequence GTGTCAAGCAATAACTGCTACGACGTGACTACGTGGCCCGTCGGCAATCCGTCCGAGGACGTCGGTGAAGTAATCAACAGCATCATCGCTGACATCAAGGACCGGCAGACGGTCACCGATGCGAACAATGGCGGAAAGCCAGGCGCGGTGATCTACATTCCGCCCGGGGACTACCACCTTCGTACGCAGGTGGTGATCGACGTGAGCTTCCTCAGGATCCATGGCTCGGGACACGGCTTTACTTCGTCGAGCATCCGGTTCAACGTTCCGGAAGACGAATGGCCCGACTTGCATGAGCTGTGGCCCGGAGGAAGTCGCATTCTCGTCGACATTCCCCTCGGCGGCGACGGGGAGGAATCCAAGGGAGCTGCCTTTTACGTTGAGCGAAGCGGGAGCCCGCGGATCAGCTCGGTCGAGTTCTCCAACTTCTGCATCGACGGGGTGCACTTCAACCCGGATGGCTCGGGGATGCCTTCGGAGAACACCTACGTCAACGGCAAGACCGGTATCTATGTCGCGAACGCCAATGACTCATTCCGCGTAACCGGCATGGGGTTCGTCTACCTTGAGAACGCTCTCACTATCTACAACGCGGACGCGCTTTCCATTCACGACAACTTCATCGCTGAATGCGGAAGCTGCATCGAGTTGCGCGGGTGGGGACAGGCATCAAAGATCACCGACAACTTGGTCGGAGCAGGTTTCAAGGGTCACTCGATCTACGCCGAGAACCATGGCGGACTCCTGATAACCACGAACAACGTCTTCCCCCGTGGTGCGAGCAGCGTCCATCTCGACGGCGTCACGCGGTCAAGCGTCACCAACAACCGTTTGCATTCGTTCTACCCTGGGATGCTGATTCTCGCAGCGAATAGTTCGGAGAACCTCGTGGCCACGAATCACTTTTTGCGTGACCATGAGCCCTGGACGCCCTTCCTGGGAGTCGACAACGGACTGAACGACCTCCACGGACTTCTCTGCGTCAGCGGCAGCAATAACTCTGTCATCGGAAACCACTTCTCCGAGATCATCGACTCACAGAGCATCCGGCCGGCAGGGGCGACGCCTGTCATCATCCGGCTGATGGCGGGGGCTGGCAACTTCGTCTCCAACAACCACGTCGTGGCGCTGGACGTTCACTCCGAGTCAAGTGACTCCTGCTTCTCGGCTCAGGTGGACGCTCTGTTGACGACCGAGGCTTCGGACGCCCTCGCCGTTACGGCCGTCATGGTCGATTCCGAATCAGCTCGGAATACCATCCTTGATTCCGGAAGTGACGCCCAAGTGATCGCAGACAGGGCTGTTAACGCCTTGAGGGCCACACCCACGGTCGGTTTCCAGGCGGCACACGCACTTGTGGCCCAGTAA
- the folE gene encoding GTP cyclohydrolase I FolE codes for MTHFDDDAPASAGHPAEDGSHHKKHEKVDRPRIEAAVREILLAIGEDPDRGGLLDTPRRVAKAYAEVFSGLHLDPADVLSTKFDLDHEELVLVKDIPFYSTCEHHLVPFHGVAHVGYIPSHDGKVTGLSKLARLVDIYARRPQVQERLTTQIVEAMVSHLKPRGAIVVVECEHMCMSMRGVRKPGAKTVTSAVRGQLHDPATRAEAMSLILGR; via the coding sequence GTGACTCACTTCGACGACGACGCTCCCGCCTCCGCCGGACACCCGGCGGAGGACGGCTCCCACCACAAAAAGCACGAGAAGGTGGACCGGCCCCGAATTGAGGCGGCCGTCCGTGAAATCCTCCTGGCCATCGGCGAGGACCCGGACCGCGGCGGCCTCCTGGACACCCCCAGACGGGTAGCCAAGGCCTACGCCGAGGTGTTCTCAGGGTTGCACCTTGACCCGGCGGACGTCCTCTCCACCAAATTCGACCTGGACCACGAAGAACTGGTCCTGGTCAAGGACATCCCGTTCTACTCAACGTGCGAGCACCACCTCGTGCCGTTCCACGGGGTTGCCCACGTCGGCTACATTCCCTCCCACGACGGCAAAGTGACCGGGCTCAGCAAGCTGGCGCGCCTCGTGGACATCTACGCCCGGCGCCCCCAAGTGCAGGAGCGGCTCACCACCCAGATCGTCGAAGCAATGGTCAGCCACCTCAAGCCGCGTGGCGCGATTGTCGTTGTCGAATGCGAACACATGTGCATGTCCATGCGCGGTGTCCGCAAGCCCGGAGCAAAGACCGTCACCAGCGCGGTCCGCGGGCAGCTTCATGACCCGGCCACCCGTGCCGAAGCCATGAGCCTCATCCTCGGAAGGTAA
- the folP gene encoding dihydropteroate synthase, producing MDSLAAAPGTGPATSPLPILRKPRPAAKFADLPTGRTLVMGILNVTPDSFSDGGKHPTADTAIAAGLRMFYAGADIIDVGGESTRPGAEDVTLDEEQRRVIPVIEALVKAGALVSIDTTHAATAAAALKAGAAIINDVSGLTIEPEMAELVAASKVPYVLTHRRGDARTMDSLAQYQDVAGEVVAELAGVRDKLYAAGVSKEQIIIDPGLGFAKNDAQNWELLQHLDQLDSLGHKVLVAASRKRFLGTLLTVAGKSAAPEERGAATAAITAISAFRGAWAVRVHDVAPSLDAVKVAARMAAAPTTT from the coding sequence ATGGACTCACTCGCTGCAGCCCCGGGAACCGGGCCCGCAACATCTCCGCTGCCCATCCTGCGCAAACCGCGCCCGGCCGCGAAATTCGCGGACCTGCCCACCGGCCGCACCCTGGTCATGGGCATCCTGAATGTCACCCCGGACTCCTTCAGCGACGGCGGAAAGCACCCGACGGCGGACACTGCCATCGCGGCGGGCCTGCGGATGTTCTACGCCGGAGCGGACATCATCGACGTCGGCGGCGAATCGACGCGCCCCGGCGCGGAGGACGTGACCCTGGACGAAGAGCAGCGCCGGGTGATCCCCGTCATCGAAGCCCTGGTCAAGGCCGGCGCCCTGGTCAGCATCGACACCACTCACGCCGCCACGGCCGCTGCTGCCCTGAAGGCCGGCGCCGCCATCATCAACGATGTTTCCGGGCTGACCATCGAACCTGAGATGGCCGAGCTCGTGGCCGCGTCCAAGGTCCCCTATGTGCTCACGCACCGCCGCGGCGACGCCCGCACCATGGACTCCCTGGCCCAATACCAGGATGTGGCCGGCGAAGTGGTGGCTGAACTGGCCGGCGTCCGCGACAAGCTCTACGCAGCCGGGGTGAGCAAAGAGCAGATCATCATTGACCCGGGCCTGGGGTTCGCCAAGAACGACGCCCAGAACTGGGAGCTCCTGCAGCACCTGGACCAGCTGGACAGCCTGGGGCACAAGGTCCTGGTGGCCGCTTCCCGCAAGCGTTTCCTGGGCACACTCCTCACGGTCGCCGGCAAGTCCGCCGCCCCCGAGGAGCGCGGCGCCGCCACGGCCGCCATCACCGCGATCAGCGCATTCCGGGGGGCCTGGGCCGTCCGTGTGCACGACGTCGCTCCAAGCCTTGACGCCGTCAAGGTGGCCGCGCGGATGGCCGCCGCCCCTACCACCACCTAA
- the ftsH gene encoding ATP-dependent zinc metalloprotease FtsH — protein sequence MKAKSFFKGPGIWIVVVIAMLLVAFATLAPGGAARIDTDKGLELLADSGKVEQAKIFDGENRVDLTLKDNLDVNGQDKGKSVQFFFVDARAIDVVKAVTAANPANGYTDQPIESNWFSGLLSLLIPVILLGALFWFLMTRMQGGGSKIMQFGKSKAKMVNKDMPQVTFVDVAGADEAVEELQEIKEFLQEPAKFQAVGAKIPKGVLLYGAPGTGKTLLARAVAGEAGVPFFSISGSDFVEMFVGVGASRVRDLFEQAKANSPAIIFVDEIDAVGRHRGAGIGGGNDEREQTLNQLLVEMDGFDVKTNVILIAATNRPDVLDPALLRPGRFDRQISVDAPDLIGRDQILQVHAKGKPMAPGVDLKAVAKKTPGYTGADLANVLNEAALLTARSNANLIDDRALDEAIDRVMAGPQKRSRVMKEHERKITAYHEGGHALVAAALRNSAPVTKITILPRGRALGYTMVVPENDKYSITRNELLDQMAYAMGGRVAEEIVFHDPSTGASNDIEKATSTARKMVTEYGMSERVGAVRLGQGGGEPFLGRDAGHERNYSDQIAYVVDEEVRRLIDQAHDEAYAILTDNRDVLDQLALELLERETLNQAEIAHIFTDIRKRDFREVWLSKETRPVQQAGPVESRLEKSEREAQEEAKHARLEEPLDAQPLHPQGVPDDAAFQGGIPDSGPDATHG from the coding sequence ATGAAAGCTAAGAGTTTCTTCAAGGGCCCGGGCATCTGGATCGTTGTTGTGATCGCCATGCTTCTCGTGGCTTTTGCAACACTGGCTCCCGGTGGTGCGGCACGGATCGATACGGACAAGGGCCTTGAGCTCCTCGCCGACAGCGGCAAGGTTGAGCAGGCAAAGATCTTCGACGGCGAAAACCGCGTTGACCTGACCCTCAAGGACAACCTGGATGTCAACGGGCAGGACAAAGGCAAGAGTGTCCAGTTCTTCTTCGTCGACGCCCGCGCCATCGACGTGGTCAAAGCAGTCACCGCTGCCAACCCCGCGAACGGCTACACGGACCAGCCGATCGAAAGCAACTGGTTCTCCGGCCTGCTCTCGCTGCTCATCCCTGTCATCCTGCTCGGAGCGCTGTTCTGGTTCCTGATGACCCGGATGCAGGGCGGCGGCTCGAAGATCATGCAGTTCGGCAAGTCCAAGGCAAAGATGGTCAACAAGGACATGCCGCAGGTGACCTTCGTTGACGTAGCCGGCGCGGACGAGGCTGTGGAGGAGCTCCAGGAAATCAAGGAGTTCCTGCAGGAACCGGCCAAGTTCCAGGCCGTAGGCGCCAAGATCCCCAAAGGCGTGCTGCTGTACGGTGCTCCGGGAACTGGCAAGACCCTCCTGGCCCGTGCCGTCGCCGGTGAGGCTGGCGTGCCGTTCTTCTCCATCTCCGGCTCGGACTTCGTGGAAATGTTTGTCGGCGTGGGCGCGTCCCGTGTCCGCGACCTTTTTGAGCAGGCCAAGGCCAACTCTCCGGCCATTATCTTTGTCGACGAGATCGACGCCGTCGGCCGGCACCGCGGTGCCGGCATCGGCGGCGGCAATGACGAACGCGAGCAGACCCTCAACCAGTTGCTGGTTGAAATGGACGGCTTCGACGTTAAAACCAACGTCATCCTTATCGCTGCCACCAACCGCCCCGACGTCCTGGACCCGGCACTGCTGCGTCCGGGCCGTTTTGACCGCCAGATCTCGGTGGACGCCCCGGACCTGATCGGCCGCGACCAGATCCTGCAGGTGCACGCCAAGGGCAAGCCGATGGCCCCGGGCGTTGACCTCAAGGCCGTGGCGAAGAAGACCCCGGGCTACACCGGTGCGGATCTCGCGAATGTCCTGAACGAGGCAGCCCTGCTGACCGCGCGCTCCAACGCCAACCTCATCGATGACCGCGCCCTGGACGAGGCGATCGACCGCGTTATGGCCGGCCCGCAGAAGCGCAGCCGCGTGATGAAGGAACACGAGCGCAAAATCACCGCCTACCACGAGGGCGGACACGCCCTGGTGGCGGCCGCGCTGCGGAACTCGGCCCCGGTCACCAAGATCACCATCCTGCCCCGCGGCCGTGCCCTGGGCTACACCATGGTGGTCCCGGAGAACGACAAGTACTCCATCACCCGCAACGAACTGCTGGACCAGATGGCGTACGCGATGGGCGGCCGCGTGGCGGAGGAGATCGTCTTCCACGATCCCTCCACGGGAGCCTCCAATGACATCGAAAAGGCCACCTCCACGGCCCGCAAGATGGTCACCGAATACGGCATGAGCGAACGTGTCGGCGCGGTACGCCTGGGCCAGGGCGGCGGCGAACCCTTCCTGGGCCGCGACGCCGGCCACGAGCGCAACTACTCCGACCAGATCGCCTACGTGGTGGATGAGGAAGTGCGCCGCCTGATCGACCAGGCGCATGACGAGGCCTACGCCATCCTCACCGACAACCGGGACGTCCTGGACCAGCTGGCCCTGGAACTCCTGGAACGGGAAACCCTCAACCAGGCCGAGATCGCGCATATCTTCACGGACATCCGCAAGCGTGACTTCCGCGAGGTGTGGCTCTCGAAGGAGACCCGCCCGGTCCAGCAGGCCGGCCCCGTGGAATCCCGCCTGGAGAAGTCTGAGCGCGAAGCCCAGGAGGAAGCCAAGCACGCCCGCCTCGAGGAACCGCTGGACGCGCAGCCGCTGCACCCGCAGGGTGTCCCGGATGACGCCGCATTCCAGGGCGGCATCCCCGACTCGGGGCCTGACGCCACGCACGGCTAA
- the folK gene encoding 2-amino-4-hydroxy-6-hydroxymethyldihydropteridine diphosphokinase, whose amino-acid sequence MSGGYTKAVLALGSNLGERNDTLSEAVADLVDPPEVRLQAVSPVVQTKAVGGPAGQPDFLNMIITVETTLSPAELLKHCQAVENKHLRVREVRWGARTLDVDIITYGDLTSDDPVLTLPHPRAAGRAFVLYPWSLIEPAATLGGERISELAARAPDFDDLAPFDGFGDYDGVPTAGAVE is encoded by the coding sequence ATGAGCGGCGGGTACACCAAAGCCGTCCTGGCCCTCGGCAGCAACCTGGGCGAGCGGAACGACACCCTGTCCGAGGCCGTTGCCGACCTGGTGGACCCGCCGGAGGTCCGGCTGCAGGCCGTTTCCCCGGTGGTGCAGACCAAAGCCGTGGGCGGCCCGGCCGGCCAGCCCGACTTCCTGAACATGATCATCACCGTGGAAACCACGCTGTCCCCGGCGGAACTGCTGAAGCACTGCCAGGCCGTGGAAAACAAGCACCTCCGCGTGCGTGAAGTGCGCTGGGGGGCGCGGACGCTCGACGTCGACATCATCACCTACGGCGACCTCACCAGTGACGACCCGGTGCTGACCCTGCCGCACCCGCGCGCGGCCGGACGCGCCTTTGTGCTGTATCCGTGGTCGCTGATCGAGCCGGCGGCCACCCTGGGCGGGGAACGCATCAGCGAGCTGGCGGCCCGTGCCCCCGACTTTGACGACCTTGCCCCGTTCGACGGTTTCGGCGATTACGACGGCGTCCCCACAGCCGGGGCGGTCGAGTAA
- a CDS encoding glycoside hydrolase family 32 protein, which translates to MSSYLDDARPETDPAGTPHLRPALHYTARDTWLNDPNGLVFHRGMYHLYYQNNPYGNVWGNMSWGHAMSTDLVHWTEQPVAIACDDSEDIYSGSIVVDHANSSGFGSAENPPLVAIYTSAFKPGTPHEGTQAQSLAYSNDAGMTWTKFAGNPVLTRGSANFRDPKVFSYPGPDGLCWVMAAVEAGEQKVVFYRSANLRDWELASEFGPANAAGGEWECPDLFPLPVDGDPDRTKWVLVVNINPGAVAGGSGGQYFVGDFDGFTFTPDPSSLLDSPVYGTSGAGAEAGRLRECRWLDWGRDYYAAVSFSNVPDGRRLMIGWLSNWDYANSLPTFPWRSGMSLVREVSLETVDGRPALVQAPVLPPLESVQRLDGRELHGVLPLPEILPGEAQVIDAEILPGAAGRCGFRFWEDSDGGAAILAYDPAAGVLTLDRTDAGETAFHPAFASVESAPVLLEDGVLTLRIVVDHCSVEVFAQGGKVVLTDLIFARVGNKGSSVFAEGGAAILRKLAVAAVD; encoded by the coding sequence ATGTCCAGTTACCTTGATGACGCACGCCCCGAGACGGACCCGGCCGGAACGCCGCACCTGCGTCCCGCCCTCCACTACACGGCGCGGGACACCTGGCTCAATGACCCCAACGGCCTGGTGTTCCACCGCGGCATGTACCACCTCTACTACCAGAACAACCCGTATGGGAACGTGTGGGGCAACATGTCATGGGGCCACGCAATGTCCACCGACCTGGTGCACTGGACCGAGCAACCCGTGGCCATCGCCTGCGACGATTCCGAGGACATCTACTCCGGAAGCATTGTGGTGGACCACGCCAACAGCTCGGGCTTCGGCAGCGCCGAAAACCCGCCCCTGGTGGCCATCTACACCAGCGCGTTCAAGCCCGGCACCCCCCATGAAGGCACCCAGGCGCAGTCACTGGCCTACAGCAACGACGCCGGCATGACCTGGACCAAGTTCGCGGGCAACCCCGTCCTGACGCGCGGCTCGGCAAACTTCCGCGACCCCAAGGTCTTCAGTTACCCCGGCCCTGACGGCCTGTGCTGGGTGATGGCCGCTGTCGAAGCGGGGGAGCAAAAGGTGGTCTTCTACCGCTCCGCCAACCTGCGCGACTGGGAGCTGGCCAGCGAGTTCGGACCAGCCAACGCAGCCGGGGGAGAGTGGGAATGCCCGGACCTGTTCCCGCTGCCCGTGGACGGCGATCCGGACCGGACCAAGTGGGTGCTGGTGGTCAACATCAACCCCGGCGCAGTGGCCGGAGGCTCCGGCGGGCAATACTTCGTGGGCGACTTCGACGGCTTCACGTTCACGCCGGATCCGTCGTCCCTGCTTGACTCCCCGGTCTACGGAACCAGCGGTGCGGGCGCCGAGGCTGGACGGCTCCGCGAATGCCGCTGGCTGGACTGGGGCCGCGACTACTACGCCGCCGTCTCCTTCAGCAATGTTCCCGACGGACGGCGCCTCATGATCGGCTGGCTCAGCAACTGGGACTACGCCAACAGCCTGCCCACGTTCCCGTGGCGATCCGGGATGTCGCTGGTCCGTGAGGTCTCGCTGGAAACTGTGGACGGGCGTCCGGCCCTGGTCCAGGCCCCCGTTCTTCCGCCCCTTGAGAGTGTCCAGCGCCTGGACGGCCGCGAGCTTCACGGTGTGCTGCCGCTGCCGGAAATCCTGCCAGGCGAAGCGCAGGTCATCGACGCCGAGATTCTCCCGGGCGCCGCGGGCCGCTGCGGTTTCCGGTTCTGGGAGGATTCCGACGGCGGTGCCGCCATCCTCGCCTACGATCCCGCCGCCGGGGTGCTGACCCTGGACCGCACAGATGCGGGGGAAACGGCCTTCCACCCGGCCTTCGCGTCCGTGGAGTCCGCCCCTGTCCTGCTGGAGGACGGCGTGCTCACGCTGCGCATCGTCGTCGATCATTGCTCAGTTGAGGTCTTCGCCCAGGGCGGGAAGGTGGTCCTGACCGACCTGATCTTCGCGCGCGTTGGAAACAAGGGTTCGTCCGTGTTCGCCGAGGGCGGCGCGGCCATCCTCCGGAAACTGGCTGTAGCCGCAGTCGACTGA
- a CDS encoding carbohydrate ABC transporter permease, with amino-acid sequence MPTTTAPSPLSTKVSGGNGARRRRYHAEGLEAGKRSTRTLLWILLAAAMILYGFPFLYLLFTSFKTPIDTIAVPPTILPREWTLENYTNALGRSGVLASFINSAQTAIISTVLSLVLAVPAAYGITRYKTPSGRVFIMAALVTRMVPPVAIGIPLASMMSAAGLADTPIALSIAHTTISLPLSIWLMSSFFEAVPQDLEEAATVDGCSRLGALWRVVIPVVSGGIAVTAIFAFLASWNEFLFALLMTAVRSQTTPVVIANFQTQFGLDWGSMTALAAVYSIPVILLTLLLQRKIVAGMTLGAVKG; translated from the coding sequence ATGCCAACTACAACAGCGCCTTCCCCACTCAGCACCAAGGTTTCAGGGGGCAACGGCGCGCGCCGCCGTCGCTACCACGCGGAGGGTCTTGAGGCGGGCAAGCGCAGCACCAGGACGCTGCTCTGGATCCTCCTAGCGGCTGCCATGATCCTCTACGGCTTCCCGTTCCTCTACCTGCTGTTCACGTCTTTCAAGACGCCGATCGACACCATCGCCGTCCCGCCCACCATCCTGCCCAGGGAATGGACGCTGGAGAACTACACCAACGCCCTGGGACGCAGCGGGGTGCTGGCCTCCTTCATCAACAGTGCGCAGACGGCTATCATCAGCACGGTCCTGTCCCTCGTGCTGGCGGTTCCGGCCGCGTACGGCATCACTCGCTACAAGACACCCAGCGGCCGCGTTTTCATCATGGCGGCCCTCGTCACCCGGATGGTCCCGCCGGTGGCCATCGGCATCCCGCTCGCATCGATGATGTCGGCAGCAGGACTCGCTGACACCCCCATCGCCCTGTCCATCGCCCACACCACCATCTCGCTGCCGCTTTCCATCTGGCTGATGTCCAGCTTCTTCGAAGCCGTGCCGCAGGACCTTGAGGAAGCGGCCACCGTGGACGGCTGCAGCAGGCTCGGAGCCCTGTGGCGGGTGGTGATCCCAGTGGTGTCCGGCGGCATCGCGGTCACGGCGATCTTCGCCTTCCTCGCCTCCTGGAACGAGTTCCTGTTCGCCCTCCTGATGACCGCCGTCAGGTCCCAGACCACCCCCGTGGTGATCGCAAACTTCCAGACCCAGTTCGGCCTGGACTGGGGATCCATGACGGCACTCGCCGCCGTGTACTCCATTCCGGTCATCCTCCTCACCCTTCTCTTGCAGCGCAAGATCGTCGCAGGCATGACGCTCGGCGCCGTCAAGGGCTGA
- a CDS encoding DUF3180 domain-containing protein, translating to MKPINPVRLLLIGLVLTVAGWSATVVTTRYSMATPVLPATALATMGVIVAITLVLGIRVLRWRNSTKRKKALDPILAARTLVLAQACAYAGTVLLGWHVGIFLDQLRIWNLRSDQGITWVAVAIAAGGLVMIVVGLLVERFCKIPPEDTDATPGEGKPGRGVRGEAAGEGEYAYRGD from the coding sequence GTGAAGCCCATCAACCCTGTCCGCCTGCTGCTGATCGGCCTAGTCCTGACCGTGGCCGGCTGGTCCGCCACCGTGGTGACCACACGCTACAGCATGGCCACGCCGGTTCTTCCGGCTACCGCGCTGGCCACCATGGGCGTGATTGTTGCCATCACCCTGGTGCTTGGCATCCGTGTTCTCCGGTGGCGCAACAGCACCAAACGCAAAAAGGCATTGGACCCGATCCTGGCCGCCAGGACCCTGGTGCTGGCCCAGGCGTGCGCTTATGCGGGCACCGTCCTGCTGGGCTGGCATGTTGGAATCTTCCTGGACCAGCTGCGGATCTGGAACTTGCGCAGCGACCAGGGCATCACCTGGGTGGCAGTCGCGATCGCTGCTGGCGGTCTGGTGATGATCGTCGTCGGCCTGCTGGTGGAGCGGTTCTGCAAGATCCCGCCCGAAGACACCGATGCAACGCCCGGTGAGGGGAAACCCGGCCGCGGGGTACGCGGCGAAGCCGCAGGGGAAGGCGAATATGCGTACAGAGGCGATTGA
- a CDS encoding PH domain-containing protein, with translation MRTEAIDPPGITWQRVSPKYVTVRLVQWAIGNLVTVIVLALPLILVLLGWWRWPPLWLAITVPAVTLVLAIWRLLLIPRQVRAIGYAERDDDLLIRGGIFFQRTMTVPYGRMQYVDIGVGPVERGLGLCTLKLHTASPGTNATIPGLPAAEGARLREQLAARGEARLAGL, from the coding sequence ATGCGTACAGAGGCGATTGATCCGCCGGGCATCACCTGGCAGCGGGTATCCCCGAAATACGTCACGGTGCGGCTGGTGCAGTGGGCCATCGGGAACCTGGTCACGGTGATTGTCCTGGCACTGCCCCTCATCTTGGTCCTGCTCGGCTGGTGGCGGTGGCCGCCCCTGTGGCTGGCCATCACCGTCCCGGCGGTGACCCTGGTCCTGGCCATCTGGCGGCTGCTGCTGATTCCGCGCCAGGTGCGGGCCATCGGTTACGCCGAGCGCGACGATGACCTGCTGATCCGCGGCGGCATTTTCTTCCAACGGACCATGACGGTTCCCTACGGCCGCATGCAATACGTGGACATCGGCGTGGGCCCGGTGGAACGCGGGCTGGGACTCTGCACGCTCAAACTCCACACCGCCTCGCCCGGAACCAACGCCACCATCCCCGGCCTGCCCGCTGCGGAAGGGGCACGCCTGCGCGAGCAGCTGGCCGCCCGCGGTGAAGCGAGGCTGGCAGGGCTGTGA